Proteins from a single region of Scatophagus argus isolate fScaArg1 chromosome 23, fScaArg1.pri, whole genome shotgun sequence:
- the LOC124054700 gene encoding NACHT, LRR and PYD domains-containing protein 5-like isoform X3: MAERKKRKHDASRSPSAGSEQPISSCSELSDSSPMSDASMHQPISFGVDKSKRGAVPKAPSVVSLKSDASMDQPISFSLRKRKHKTRRRDPEHQREKEEYAKDSHLLKVKKNLKEEMQNKFTLIFEGDYDQETSTDKIYSEVIISTAENEGPHEEHAFRHIKLKLEQQCFQQNVILNDIFKPLPGQRNPCRTVLTKGVAGIGKSFAVQKLILDWAKGSANQDIDFVFCLAFRELNLSKDDKSLHELLIEFHPALQSLTVPEDFIRTRVLVILDGLDESRIQLDFENKTVTSVSEVTSVGNLIANLIQGNLLPNAQLWITSRPAAASQIPAHFIDLVMEIRGFSDSQKEEYFRRRFSHESDLAERIIFHIHSSPSLDIMCQIPIFCWISAVLFQEIFGGDEKTEIPQTLTEMMGHFLFAQTKRRNRKYEQKTEENREELLKTHKEFLLKLGKLAFVQLQKNNLIFYEEDLEDCDIDITEATIYSGLCDTVLREEEIFSQKKIFFFVHLTIQEFFAALFVYDCFTNKNTIELVNFLDFMDKEHTLLDILKMTVDKVLEKKNGHLDFFLRFLLGLMVEHNRKILQGLLTSPDSNQDTDKKILTYLKAIRRRALPPDSSINLFQAMVEMRVHKVKDEIQEYLKLSDRSKAELTPLHCSALAYMLQVSKNDLDVLDLKSYNTSEEGRRRLIPAVRSSKKAILADCKVTEEWVEHLAFGLRFPYSPLKHLDLSNNDLKNSGVKLLCNGLSSQCCRLEILRLSGCQVSEEGCGHLCLSLKSNPLHLIELDLSYNHPGDSGVKILLELKKDPHHKLSKLNVEHGGSHRMQLGFKKYPCELTLDPITAHKNLLLSDENRKVTWVEEEQPYPDHQDRFEYCQQVLCEQGLTERYYFEVEVMEPFSIGLTYRTIGRKGNGDDCKLGCNDKSWCLTCSDDGCYVKHCSDRVSVSSLCSRSSQVGVYLDWPAGTLSFYRVWSDSKIRLHTYKTTFTEALYPAIELHTSSSASFCQLT; this comes from the exons ATggctgagaggaaaaagaggaagcatGACGCCTCCAGGTCCCCCTCTGCGGGGTCcgaacagccaatcagctcctgCAGTGAGCTGTCAGACAG TTCACCGATGAGCGATGCATCCATGCACCAGCCCATCAGCTTTGGTGTTGACAAATCAAAACG cGGAGCTGTGCCCAAAGCTCCCAGCGTTGTTTCCCTGAAGAGTGATGCATCCATGGACCAGCCAATCAGCTTTAGcctcagaaaaagaaagcacaaaacaagaag AAGAGATCCTGAAcatcagagagagaaggaggaataTGCTA AGGACAGTCATCTTCTTAAAGTAAAGAAGAATCTTAAagaagaaatgcaaaataaatttaCCTTGATCTTCGAAGGCGACTACGACCAAGAGACCTCCACGGACAAAATCTATTCAGAAGTCATTATCAGCACTGCAGAGAATGAAGGACCACATGAGGAACATGCATTCAGACACATCAAACTTAAATTGGAACAACAGTGCTTTCAGCAAAATGTCATCCTCAATGACATCTTCAAGCCATTGCCTGGCCAAAGGAATCCATGCAGGACAGTCCTGACAAAGGGCGTCGCAGGCATTGGAAAATCGTTTGCTGTCCAGAAACTCATTCTTGACTGGGCAAAGGGGAGCGCAAACCAGgacattgattttgttttctgccttgCTTTCCGAGAGCTGAATTTGAGTAAAGATGACAAAAGCTTACACGAGCTCCTGATTGAATTTCACCCTGCACTTCAGAGTTTGACAGTTCCAGAGGATTTCATCAGAACCAGAGTGCTGGTGATCCTGGATGGCCTGGATGAAAGCAGAATTCAGCTGGACTTTGAGAACAAGACAGTAACATCTGTTAGTGAAGTAACATCTGTGGGTAATCTTATTGCAAACTTGATCCAGGGTAACCTTCTTCCTAATGCTCAACTCTGGATAACATCGCgtccagcagcagccagtcagaTTCCTGCACATTTTATTGACTTGGTAATGGAGATAAGGGGCTTCAGCGATTCACAGAAAGAGGAATACTTCAGGAGGAGATTTAGTCATGAGTCGGACCTTGCTGAAAGGATCATTTTCCACATTCACTCTTCACCGAGTCTCGACATTATGTGCCAGATACCAATCTTCTGCTGGATTTCTGCTGTGTTATTTCAGGAGATCTTTGGTGGAGATGAGAAAACTGAAATCCCTCAAACTTTAACAGAAATGATGGGGCATTTCCTGTTTGCTCAGACAAAACGCAGGAACAGAAAGTATGAGCAGAAGACTGAGGAGAACCGAGAGGAACTTctgaagacacacaaagaaTTCCTTCTGAAACTCGGCAAGCTCGCATTTGTCCAGCTGCAGAAGAACAACCTCATCTTCTATGAGGAAGACCTAGAAGACTGTGACATTGACATTACAGAGGCAACCATCTATTCTGGACTTTGCGACACAGTTCTTAGGGAAGAAGAAATCTTTTCACAGAAAAAGATCTTCTTCTTTGTGCACCTGACCATACAGGAGTTCTTTGCAGCTCTCTTTGTCTATGACTGTTtcacaaacaagaacacaatAGAGCTTGTCAACTTCCTCGATTTTATGGACAAAGAACATACTTTACTTGATATTCTAAAGATGACAGTCGACAAAGTGTTGGAGAAGAAGAATGGCCACCTGGACTTCTTTCTCCGATTCCTCCTTGGCCTCATGGTTGAACACAACCGAAAAATCCTTCAGGGTCTGCTGACATCGCCGGATTCAAACCAAGATACCGACAAGAAAATCTTGACTTATCTCAAAGCCATCCGAAGGAGGGCACTCCCTCCGGACAGCAGCATCAACCTCTTCCAGGCCATGGTTGAGATGAGAGTTCACAAAGTCAAAGATGAGATTCAGGAATATCTCAAATTGTCAGATCGGTCCAAAGCAGAACTGACTCCCTTGCACTGCTCTGCACTGGCCTACATGCTGCAGGTATCCAAAAATGACCTGGATGTGTTGGACCTGAAGAGTTACAACACATCAGAGGAAGGCAGAAGGAGGCTGATACCAGCTGTGAGGAGCAGCAAAAAGGCCAT ACTAGCAGACTGCAAAGTGACTGAAGAGTGGGTTGAACACCTGGCGTTTGGTCTCCGATTCCCCTACTCCCCTCTAAAACATCTGGATCTGAGCAACAATGACCTGAAAAATTCAGGAGTAAAGCTTCTCTGCAATGGACTGTCGAGCCAGTGCTGTAGACTGGAGATATTGAG ATTGTCAGGTTGCCAGGTGTCAGAGGAAGGCTGTGGTCATCTCTGCTTGAGTCTGAAGTCCAACCCTTTGCATCTGATCGAGTTGGACCTGAGCTACAACcatccaggagactcaggagtCAAAATACTCCTTGAGCTGAAGAAGGATCCACATCACAAGCTCAGCAAACTCAA TGTTGAACATGGTGGAAGTCATCGGATGCAGCTTGGATTCAAGAAAT ATCCATGCGAGCTCACTTTGGACCCTATCACAGCCCACAaaaacctcctcctctctgacgAGAACAGAAAGGTGACCTGGGTGGAAGAGGAGCAGCCATATCCAGACCATCAAGATAGGTTTGAATACTGCCAACAAGTGCTGTGTGAACAGGGTCTAACAGAGCGCTACTACTTTGAGGTGGAAGTAATGGAGCCCTTCAGTATTGGGTTAACGTACAGAACCATTGGCAGGAAggggaatggggatgattgcAAGCTGGGTTGCAATGACAAGTCTTGGTGTCTGACTTGCTCTGATGATGGTTGTTATGTTAAGCATTGCAGTGACAGAGTCAGTGTATCTTCCCTCTGCTCGCGCTCCAGTCAAGTGGGAGTGTATCTGGATTGGCCAGCTGGgactctgtccttctacagagtTTGGTCAGACAGTAAGATCCGCCTCCACACTTACAAAACAACGTTTACTGAGGCCCTCTATCCTGCTATTGAACTTCACACAAGTTCCTCTGCATCGTTTTGTCAGCTAACGTAA